The following coding sequences are from one Musa acuminata AAA Group cultivar baxijiao chromosome BXJ1-6, Cavendish_Baxijiao_AAA, whole genome shotgun sequence window:
- the LOC135676223 gene encoding protein BYPASS1-LIKE-like, which translates to MPVSVYQGFPSSSSVSFVFLGRSIRSIRADSVHRMNAHHHMATAEQQELCAFQRCVADHFLDLSAVGADGLLSLSWVRKLLHAFLVCHEEFRALLVDRWALIALPPLEHLIADFSDRAVKALDICNAARDGVNQLRRLLAQLEIVVAALGPAATSTSRRRIGEGQLRRSRKALGEVAVVLDDKDAGSILSHSNRSFGRSGNADPFSSPSGGRRSSHFRSTSSTVSRSWSAARQLQAIGSNTTAPRGHEVDASAGLAVPIYTMTAVLLFSMHSLVAAIPCRDRGLQAHFSVPRTFPWSAPIVSLHMRIMEESKKKDRRNSAGLLKEIQQIERCTHQLSELLDTIQLPMSEEEEKEVRQRVEELSEVCDALKDGLDPLERQVREVFLRIVRSHTESLDCLSHTAQ; encoded by the coding sequence ATGCCAGTCTCCGTCTACCAGGGCTTCCCATCCTCCTCCTCGGTCTCCTTTGTCTTCCTTGGCCGCTCCATCCGAAGCATCCGCGCCGATTCTGTTCACCGCATGAACGCCCACCACCACATGGCCACCGCCGAGCAACAGGAGCTGTGCGCCTTCCAGCGCTGCGTCGCAGACCACTTCTTGGATCTCTCTGCCGTCGGTGCCGACGGCCTTTTGTCACTCTCCTGGGTCCGCAAGCTCCTTCACGCCTTCCTCGTGTGCCACGAGGAGTTCCGGGCGCTTCTCGTCGACCGCTGGGCGCTCATTGCCTTGCCACCCCTCGAACACCTCATCGCCGACTTCTCCGACCGGGCCGTCAAGGCCCTCGACATCTGCAATGCCGCCCGCGATGGTGTCAACCAGCTCCGCCGCTTGCTGGCCCAACTTGAGATCGTGGTTGCAGCGCTCGGCCCAGCCGCCACCTCCACGTCCCGCCGCAGAATCGGCGAGGGCCAGCTCCGCCGCTCCCGCAAGGCCCTCGGTGAAGTTGCCGTCGTGCTCGACGACAAGGACGCCGGCTCAATCCTCTCCCACAGCAACCGCTCCTTCGGCCGCAGCGGCAACGCCGACCCCTTTTCCTCGCCGAGCGGCGGCCGTCGCTCCTCCCACTTCCGCTCCACCTCCTCTACCGTGTCCCGCTCGTGGTCCGCCGCGCGGCAGCTGCAGGCCATCGGAAGCAACACGACCGCACCTCGAGGCCACGAGGTCGACGCCAGCGCCGGTCTTGCGGTGCCCATTTACACGATGACCGCTGTGCTCCTGTTTTCGATGCACTCCCTGGTGGCTGCGATCCCTTGCCGGGACCGCGGCCTCCAGGCCCACTTCTCCGTCCCGCGCACGTTTCCGTGGTCAGCGCCCATCGTATCTCTCCACATGCGGATCATGGAGGAGTCGAAGAAGAAGGATCGGAGGAACTCAGCCGGGCTGCTGAAGGAGATCCAACAGATCGAAAGGTGCACACACCAATTGAGCGAGCTGCTAGACACCATTCAGCTCCCGatgtcggaggaggaggagaaagaggtgaGGCAAAGGGTGGAGGAGTTATCAGAGGTCTGCGATGCCTTGAAGGATGGGCTTGATCCGTTGGAACGTCAGGTCAGGGAGGTCTTCCTCCGGATCGTGCGCAGCCACACTGAGAGCCTCGATTGCTTGTCTCATACCGCGCAATGA
- the LOC135676226 gene encoding probable mediator of RNA polymerase II transcription subunit 26c, whose translation MEAEDLRRWMRDAGVDLWALIDTAISVAAAEHRQELRARRDGIVQRLYAAGDAGRCRNCGSSGGGSVVPRREEAKGSSSSAEKRAAVGAASSPSPESMHRTAAAAEEEEQDDQRTYGRSIDEEQSKIRGIKRFLDDPDQSEDSLVRLLQNLADMDITFRALKETDIGRHVNGLRKHPSSEVRRLVKQLVRKWKDLVDEWVTSNSACDTASPAIITDGDSPQQISGKNNQNGHHVPEFGYSPNPHAGYLSSERNSSESVEPKAKSAINPTKTNNTSTHAPSSASPAHKVKEHKDSLLDPERLASARKRLHENYQEAQNAKKQRTIQVMDIHQIPKPKIPRKGGSMWKH comes from the exons ATGGAGGCGGAGGACCTAAGGAGGTGGATGCGGGACGCCGGGGTGGATCTTTGGGCCTTGATCGACACCGCCATCTCGGTGGCCGCGGCGGAGCACCGGCAGGAGCTCCGCGCACGGAGGGATGGGATCGTGCAGCGGCTCTACGCTGCGGGAGACGCCGGGCGGTGCAGGAACTGCGGGTCGTCCGGCGGCGGCTCCGTGGTGCCGCGGCGGGAGGAGGCGAAGGGGAGCAGCAGCTCGGCGGAGAAGAGGGCGGCGGTGGGGGCGGCATCCTCGCCGTCGCCTGAGTCGATGCATaggacggcggcggcggccgagGAGGAAGAGCAGGATGATCAGAGGACCTATGGCCGTTCGATCGACGAAGAGCAGAGCAAAATCCGGGGCATCAAACGGTTTTTGGACGACCCCGATCAG TCGGAAGATTCTTTGGTTAGGCTGCTGCAGAACCTTGCGGACATGGATATCACATTCAGAGCTCTCAAG GAAACTGATATCGGAAGGCATGTGAATGGTCTTCGGAAGCATCCCTCTAGTGAGGTCCGGCGATTGGTGAAGCAACTTGTCAG GAAGTGGAAAGATCTCGTGGACGAGTGGGTGACATCGAATTCCGCATGCGACACCGCGTCTCCAGCAATCATCA CTGATGGAGACTCGCCACAGCAGATCTCCGGAAAGAACAACCAGAACGGGCACCAC GTTCCAGAATTCGGATACTCACCGAATCCACACG CTGGCTACTTGAGCTCCGAGAGGAATAGCTCGGAGTCCGTAGAACCAAAGGCGAAGTCCGCCATTAATCCGACGAAGACCAACAACACCTCCACCCACGCCCCATCTTCTGCTTCTCCAGCT CACAAGGTGAAGGAACACAAGGACAGCTTGCTGGACCCGGAGAGGCTCGCTTCGGCGAGAAAAAGACTCCATGAGAACTACCAGGAAGCTCAAAATG CTAAAAAGCAGCGGACGATCCAGGTGATGGATATCCACCAGATCCCAAAGCCCAAGATCCCCCGGAAGGGCGGCTCCATGTGGAAGCACTGA
- the LOC135676225 gene encoding uncharacterized protein LOC135676225, giving the protein MASGGSGGVELPRKEANVLKGHEGPVLAVRFNGDGNYCLSCGKDRTLRLWNPHRGIHIKTYKSHGREIRDVHVTSDNAKLCSCGGDRQIFYWDVSTGRVIRKFRGHDSEVNAVKFNAYDSVVVSAGYDQSVRAWDCRSQSTEPIQIIDTFQDSVMSVCLTKTEIIAGSVDGTVRTFDIRIGRELVDNLGQAVNCISLSNDGNCVLASCLDSTLRLLDRSTGELLQEYKGHTCKSYKMDCCLTNTDAHVTGGSEDGTIFFWDLVDASVASSFKAHRSVVTSVNYHPKECCMLTSSVDGTVRVWKP; this is encoded by the exons ATGGCGAGCGGGGGCAGCGGCGGGGTGGAGCTGCCGCGGAAGGAGGCGAACGTGCTGAAGGGGCACGAGGGGCCGGTTTTGGCCGTCCGGTTCAACGGGGACGGGAACTATTGCCTCAGCTGCGGCAAGGACCGTACCCTCCGCCTCTGGAATCCCCACCGGGGCATCCACATCAAGACATACAAGTCGCACGGGCGCGAGATCCGTGACGTCCATGTTACCTC GGACAACGCGAAGCTGTGCTCCTGCGGCGGTGATCGCCAGATATTCTACTGGGATGTCTCCACCGGCCGCGTCATCCGCAAGTTTCGAGGCCACGACAGTGAG GTGAATGCTGTGAAGTTTAATGCGTATGACTCAGTCGTAGTGTCGGCTGGCTATGATCAATCCGTTCGTGCGTGGGATTGCAGATCCCAGAGTACAGAGCCCATTCAG ATCATTGATACATTTCAAGACAGCGTGATGTCTGTTTGTTTGACAAAAACTGAAATTATTGCTGGAAGTGTTGATGGAACTGTTCGCACGTTTGACATACGAATCGGGAG AGAATTAGTTGACAATTTGGGGCAGGCTGTCAACTGTATTTCATTGTCGAATGATGGCAATTGCGTCTTAGCAAGTTGCTTGGATTCAACTCTACGTCTTCTGGACAG GTCCACTGGAGAACTTCTACAAGAGTACAAGGGCCATACCTGCAAG TCTTACAAGATGGATTGTTGTCTAACCAACACTGATGCACATGTTACTGGTGGATCCGAGGATGGGACAATTTTCTTCTGGGATCTAGTAGATGCATCTGTAGCTTCAAGTTTCAAAGCTCATCGCTCTGTG GTCACGAGTGTGAATTATCATCCAAAAGAATGTTGTATGCTTACATCATCTGTTGATGGCACGGTGCGCGTATGGAAA